One Limisphaerales bacterium DNA window includes the following coding sequences:
- the gatB gene encoding Asp-tRNA(Asn)/Glu-tRNA(Gln) amidotransferase subunit GatB, producing the protein MEYEAVIGLETHVQLRTRTKMWCGCANEYGADANTNVCPVCLGLPGVLPVPNAEALRKTALTGMLLNCDVPGFSKWDRKNYFYPDNPKNYQLTQLDYPSTIEGFVEFEFGEDTERVRINRAHLEEDVGKSTHFADYSGVDFNRAGVPLLEIVTEPDITGADMAYEYLNALKAILEYGGVSDCDMEKGQVRCDVNISVRPIGQTELGEKIEIKNMNSFSGVRRAAAYEIERQINVLREGGTLVQETRRWDDVVGITDSMRTKEDAHDYRYFPDPDLMPHAPSEEWLAEIRASVMELPLARKRRLMADYQLPASDAEVFVGDAALGDYFEAAAKGAKNPKAVSNWVMNNLQAKLTETGGSVADVKFEAGAIGELVGLVEGGQINSKIAQDVFVEMFQSGQSPLAIVEEKGLSQVSDSGELEAFCNEAIKANPGPVEDFKNGKETALNFLKGQVMKASCGKANPQMVGELLKKILGS; encoded by the coding sequence ATGGAATACGAGGCAGTCATCGGATTGGAAACACATGTGCAGCTTCGCACGCGTACGAAGATGTGGTGCGGGTGTGCCAATGAATATGGCGCGGACGCGAACACGAATGTGTGTCCGGTGTGCCTTGGGTTGCCGGGGGTGCTGCCGGTGCCCAATGCGGAGGCATTGCGAAAGACGGCTTTAACGGGAATGTTATTGAATTGCGATGTGCCCGGATTCTCAAAGTGGGATCGTAAAAATTATTTCTATCCGGATAACCCGAAGAATTATCAACTCACGCAATTGGATTATCCATCCACGATTGAAGGGTTTGTGGAGTTTGAATTTGGCGAGGACACCGAGCGCGTGCGCATTAACCGCGCGCATCTCGAGGAGGATGTGGGCAAGAGCACTCATTTTGCTGATTATAGCGGTGTGGATTTTAATCGTGCCGGCGTGCCGCTATTGGAAATTGTCACCGAGCCGGATATCACCGGGGCCGATATGGCTTATGAATATCTCAACGCGCTCAAGGCTATTCTCGAATACGGCGGCGTAAGCGATTGCGATATGGAAAAAGGGCAGGTGCGGTGCGATGTGAACATCAGCGTGCGGCCGATCGGCCAAACTGAATTAGGCGAAAAGATTGAGATTAAAAATATGAATTCCTTCAGCGGCGTGCGTCGCGCGGCTGCTTATGAAATTGAGCGCCAGATCAACGTGCTGCGCGAAGGCGGCACGTTGGTGCAGGAAACCCGCCGGTGGGATGATGTCGTCGGCATCACCGATAGTATGCGCACCAAGGAGGACGCACACGACTACCGTTATTTTCCCGATCCTGATTTGATGCCGCACGCGCCTTCGGAAGAATGGTTGGCCGAAATCCGGGCTTCAGTGATGGAACTCCCACTCGCCCGGAAGCGGCGTTTGATGGCGGATTATCAATTGCCTGCCAGCGATGCGGAAGTGTTCGTGGGCGACGCAGCGTTGGGTGATTATTTTGAGGCGGCGGCGAAGGGTGCAAAAAATCCAAAGGCGGTGTCCAACTGGGTGATGAACAATTTACAGGCCAAGCTCACAGAAACCGGCGGCTCGGTGGCCGATGTGAAATTTGAGGCAGGCGCGATTGGCGAATTGGTTGGGCTGGTTGAGGGCGGTCAAATCAACAGCAAGATTGCGCAGGATGTTTTTGTCGAAATGTTTCAAAGCGGCCAATCACCGTTGGCCATCGTTGAGGAAAAAGGACTTTCGCAAGTAAGCGACTCCGGTGAACTGGAGGCGTTTTGCAATGAAGCGATCAAGGCCAACCCCGGACCCGTCGAAGATTTTAAGAATGGCAAAGAGACTGCGCTGAATTTTTTGAAGGGGCAGGTGATGAAAGCCAGTTGCGGCAAGGCAAACCCTCAAATGGTTGGGGAATTGCTCAAGAAAATTTTGGGATCGTGA
- a CDS encoding MBL fold metallo-hydrolase, translating into MSLEDHIGDVCRKARLQTGTPISAAAALAGLTEAQLKEWETEGVIEAPVNIAALADRLGLNAAKAQGVANGWEPAPVDLARWGELRVVTTAEGFEVNSYVAWDAASRVGAIFDTGWFAKDLFRIADEHELDVQHLFITHMHGDHVAAIGDVRKRWAEIVLHSNNSGAPERNRVVPGEAVSVGGLSVTARLTPGHSEDGVTYVIKGWPGNAPAVAVVGDAIFAGSMGKDFNTPELAQSKVREEILTLPGDTLICPGHGPLSTVAEEQANNPFF; encoded by the coding sequence ATGAGTTTGGAAGATCACATTGGGGATGTGTGCCGCAAGGCGCGTTTGCAAACGGGAACGCCCATAAGCGCGGCGGCAGCATTGGCGGGTTTGACTGAAGCGCAGTTGAAAGAATGGGAAACCGAAGGTGTGATTGAAGCGCCAGTGAACATTGCCGCACTGGCGGATCGGCTGGGGCTCAATGCGGCGAAAGCGCAGGGGGTGGCAAATGGTTGGGAACCGGCGCCGGTCGATCTGGCGCGTTGGGGCGAGTTGCGTGTGGTGACCACGGCGGAGGGATTTGAGGTGAATAGCTACGTGGCATGGGACGCGGCTTCGCGTGTGGGGGCGATTTTTGACACGGGTTGGTTTGCAAAAGATTTATTTCGCATTGCGGATGAGCATGAGTTGGATGTGCAGCATTTATTTATCACGCATATGCACGGCGATCACGTGGCGGCGATTGGGGATGTGCGCAAGCGGTGGGCGGAAATTGTATTGCACTCGAATAATAGCGGCGCGCCCGAGCGTAATCGGGTGGTGCCCGGTGAGGCGGTTTCGGTGGGCGGCTTGTCGGTGACCGCGCGACTCACACCGGGGCATTCGGAAGATGGGGTAACGTATGTCATCAAAGGCTGGCCGGGCAATGCGCCGGCGGTGGCGGTGGTTGGGGATGCAATTTTTGCCGGTTCGATGGGGAAAGATTTTAATACGCCGGAATTGGCACAATCCAAAGTGCGCGAGGAAATATTGACTCTGCCGGGCGACACGTTGATTTGTCCCGGTCACGGACCGCTCTCCACGGTGGCTGAGGAGCAGGCGAACAACCCTTTCTTTTAG
- the kdsA gene encoding 3-deoxy-8-phosphooctulonate synthase yields the protein MEGSNHQFWRCLTGGKHLFLIAGPCVIENEVLCLKVARTMRDTCKRMGITYIFKASFDKANRTSGKTKRGPGIEAGLAVLAKVRKKVGVPVLTDVHTEAQAMAAAEVVDAIQIPAFLCRQTDLIEAAARTGVIVNLKKGQFLSPQEMGEVVKKATAVGGKKLLVTDRGTTFGYNNLVADMRSMPIMKSFGFPVVFDATHSVQMPGGGGDKSGGNGEFAPVLARAAIAAGADGLFIETHPDPKKSWSDGPNMIPLRDMPKVLKQILKVYKAVR from the coding sequence GTGGAGGGTTCGAATCATCAGTTTTGGAGATGCTTGACCGGTGGGAAACATTTATTTCTCATCGCGGGGCCGTGTGTCATAGAGAATGAGGTGCTCTGTCTCAAAGTGGCGCGGACGATGCGCGACACGTGCAAGCGGATGGGAATCACTTATATTTTCAAAGCGAGCTTTGATAAGGCGAATCGCACTTCCGGCAAAACCAAGCGCGGCCCGGGGATTGAGGCGGGACTGGCGGTGTTAGCAAAAGTGCGCAAAAAAGTCGGCGTGCCGGTGCTGACGGATGTGCACACCGAGGCCCAAGCGATGGCGGCGGCGGAGGTGGTGGACGCAATTCAGATCCCGGCGTTTCTGTGCCGGCAAACGGATTTGATTGAGGCGGCAGCGCGGACGGGGGTGATTGTGAATTTGAAGAAAGGCCAATTTCTTTCGCCGCAGGAAATGGGGGAAGTGGTGAAAAAGGCGACGGCGGTGGGCGGTAAAAAATTATTGGTCACCGATCGCGGCACGACGTTTGGTTATAACAATCTTGTGGCTGATATGCGGTCGATGCCAATTATGAAATCGTTTGGTTTCCCGGTGGTGTTCGATGCCACGCATTCGGTGCAAATGCCCGGAGGCGGTGGCGACAAATCTGGCGGCAATGGTGAGTTTGCGCCGGTGCTTGCGCGGGCGGCAATTGCGGCGGGGGCCGATGGGTTGTTCATCGAAACGCATCCCGATCCAAAAAAATCCTGGAGTGATGGGCCGAATATGATTCCGCTGCGCGATATGCCGAAGGTTTTGAAACAAATTTTAAAAGTATACAAAGCAGTGCGATGA
- a CDS encoding HAD hydrolase family protein, with translation MSVSKKATTAMFKRVKIFLTDVDGVLTNATVILNGKTEFKQFNIQDGMGMRLLQHVGIPVGWVSNRKSAATTVRAKELKVDYLWQQPQPKVAAVESILKKAKLAWADACFMSDDINDLAVLDRVGLPIAVGNAMPDVKRAAKYVTTATGGRGAVREVCDKILRSQGLMPAILQRLRHPEGYREQ, from the coding sequence ATGAGCGTTTCGAAAAAGGCAACAACGGCGATGTTTAAGCGCGTGAAGATTTTTCTCACGGACGTGGACGGGGTGCTGACGAATGCCACGGTGATCCTCAACGGTAAAACGGAGTTCAAGCAATTCAACATCCAGGATGGAATGGGGATGCGTTTGCTGCAGCATGTGGGAATTCCGGTGGGGTGGGTTTCCAATCGCAAGTCGGCGGCGACGACGGTGCGGGCGAAAGAATTGAAGGTGGATTATTTGTGGCAACAACCGCAACCGAAAGTGGCTGCAGTGGAGTCGATTTTGAAAAAAGCGAAGCTTGCGTGGGCCGACGCTTGTTTTATGAGCGACGATATCAACGACCTTGCGGTGCTCGATCGTGTGGGTTTGCCCATCGCGGTGGGTAACGCGATGCCGGATGTGAAGCGCGCAGCAAAATATGTGACCACCGCCACCGGCGGCCGGGGCGCGGTACGCGAGGTGTGCGATAAAATTTTGCGGTCGCAGGGACTGATGCCAGCGATTCTCCAGCGACTCAGGCATCCGGAGGGTTATCGTGAACAATAA
- a CDS encoding HPr family phosphocarrier protein → METNGHHEAVIRELIISNQSGLHARPAAAFVRMANTFKAEITVTKDGDSVNGKSIMGLMTLAAANGTRLVIETSGDDAESAADAIQSLIEGKFGEA, encoded by the coding sequence ATGGAAACGAATGGCCATCATGAAGCTGTCATCCGGGAGTTGATTATTTCTAATCAATCCGGACTGCACGCGCGTCCCGCAGCCGCATTCGTCAGGATGGCGAACACGTTTAAGGCTGAGATTACTGTCACCAAGGACGGCGACAGCGTGAACGGTAAAAGCATTATGGGCCTGATGACACTCGCTGCAGCCAATGGGACGCGTTTGGTTATCGAAACTAGCGGAGATGATGCCGAAAGTGCCGCGGATGCCATCCAGTCCTTAATCGAAGGAAAATTCGGCGAGGCCTAG
- the gatA gene encoding Asp-tRNA(Asn)/Glu-tRNA(Gln) amidotransferase subunit GatA: MPHTLTISQLTDKLAQKELSSREVTQACLDRISAVDGQLNAFLSHDPAAALAQADAADAARAAGESKPLLGVPIAMKDVIAVNGHPLNCASKILGEFNSPYDATVTQKLRDAGAVIFGRVNMDEFAMGSSTENSAFGPSRNPWDTDCIPGGSSGGSAVAVAADECIASLGSDTGGSIRQPAALCGCVGLKPTYGRVSRYGLVAFASSLDQIGPLTKDVRDAATLLGVIAGEDKRDSTNVPEPVPDYPAALTGDIKGLKIGLPKEYQIEGLNPEVKTAIEAAVAEFERQGAEVVEISLPHTEYAIATYYIIATAEASANLARFEGVRYGARVNGASPEAMNRVTRGAGFGEEVKRRIILGTYVLSSGYYDAYYLRAQKVRTLIRQDFLNAFEEVDLIASPTTPTPAFRIGEKANDPLQMYLSDIFTISCNLAGLCGISVPCGFSQDGLPLGLQLTGKPFGESELLRAAHAYEQATDWHLKRPILT; encoded by the coding sequence ATGCCGCACACGCTCACGATTTCGCAGCTCACTGACAAGCTGGCCCAAAAGGAATTATCCTCGCGCGAGGTCACCCAAGCTTGCCTCGACCGCATCTCTGCCGTGGACGGCCAGCTCAACGCTTTCCTCAGCCACGACCCCGCCGCCGCACTTGCCCAAGCCGATGCCGCCGATGCCGCGCGCGCTGCCGGTGAATCCAAGCCGCTCCTCGGCGTGCCCATCGCGATGAAAGATGTCATCGCCGTGAACGGTCACCCGCTCAATTGCGCCAGCAAAATCCTCGGCGAATTCAATAGCCCGTATGACGCCACCGTTACCCAAAAACTACGCGACGCCGGTGCAGTCATTTTTGGCCGCGTGAATATGGATGAGTTTGCGATGGGCAGCTCTACGGAAAATTCCGCCTTCGGCCCCTCGCGCAATCCGTGGGACACGGATTGCATCCCCGGCGGCTCTAGCGGTGGCAGCGCCGTGGCGGTCGCCGCGGATGAATGCATCGCCTCGCTCGGCAGCGACACCGGCGGTTCCATTCGCCAACCCGCCGCGCTTTGCGGTTGCGTCGGCCTCAAACCCACTTACGGCCGCGTGAGCCGCTACGGCCTGGTGGCGTTCGCTTCGTCTTTGGACCAAATCGGCCCGCTCACCAAAGATGTTCGTGATGCCGCGACGTTGCTCGGTGTGATTGCAGGCGAAGACAAACGCGATTCCACCAATGTCCCCGAGCCTGTGCCTGATTACCCCGCCGCGCTTACCGGCGACATCAAGGGCCTGAAAATTGGTTTACCCAAAGAATACCAAATCGAAGGTCTCAACCCCGAAGTCAAAACTGCCATCGAAGCTGCCGTGGCCGAGTTCGAAAGGCAAGGCGCGGAAGTCGTCGAAATTTCCCTCCCCCATACCGAGTACGCAATCGCCACGTATTACATCATCGCCACCGCCGAGGCCTCGGCCAATTTAGCCCGCTTCGAGGGCGTCCGCTACGGCGCGCGCGTGAATGGCGCGAGCCCCGAAGCAATGAACCGCGTCACCCGCGGTGCCGGCTTCGGCGAAGAGGTTAAGCGCCGCATCATTCTCGGTACGTACGTTTTGAGCAGTGGCTATTACGATGCTTATTATTTGCGCGCTCAAAAAGTCCGCACCCTCATTCGGCAGGATTTCCTAAACGCATTTGAAGAAGTTGACCTCATCGCCAGCCCCACCACGCCAACACCCGCATTCAGAATAGGAGAAAAGGCAAACGACCCTTTGCAAATGTACCTCTCCGACATTTTCACCATCTCCTGCAATCTTGCCGGCCTCTGCGGGATCAGTGTTCCCTGTGGATTTTCACAAGATGGCTTACCCTTGGGATTGCAGTTGACCGGCAAACCCTTTGGCGAATCCGAGTTGCTTCGGGCCGCCCACGCCTATGAACAAGCTACTGATTGGCACCTCAAACGACCCATTTTAACCTGA
- the ilvN gene encoding acetolactate synthase small subunit has product MRHTISVLMENTFGVLTRVAGMFSGRGYNIDTLNVAPTHDPEVSRMTIVTRGDDSTVEQIVRQLNKLVNVLDVTDFRDYEYIDRELVLVKVKVDGKRRSEVMQITDIFRTKIVDVQPKSMTIEVTGNETKVTKFIELMENFGVIELTRTGKVALPR; this is encoded by the coding sequence ATGCGACATACCATCTCCGTTCTTATGGAAAACACCTTTGGCGTGCTCACGCGCGTGGCGGGGATGTTCAGTGGGCGGGGGTACAACATCGACACGCTCAATGTGGCGCCCACTCACGATCCTGAAGTTTCGCGGATGACAATTGTCACTCGCGGCGATGATTCCACGGTGGAGCAAATCGTGCGTCAGCTCAACAAGTTGGTTAACGTGCTCGATGTGACTGACTTTCGCGATTACGAATACATCGATCGCGAATTAGTTTTGGTGAAAGTGAAAGTGGATGGCAAGCGGCGTTCAGAGGTGATGCAAATCACTGATATTTTCCGCACCAAAATTGTGGATGTTCAGCCCAAGAGCATGACGATCGAGGTCACTGGCAACGAAACGAAAGTGACGAAGTTTATTGAATTAATGGAAAACTTTGGAGTAATTGAACTTACTCGCACCGGAAAAGTAGCGCTACCGCGCTAG
- the mpl gene encoding UDP-N-acetylmuramate:L-alanyl-gamma-D-glutamyl-meso-diaminopimelate ligase — translation MLSNIQSIHFIGICGTAMASVAAALQERGVRVTGSDVNVYPPMSTFLAERGIEVQVGYRKENLNDAPELVVIGNAISRGNPEAEAVLERKLRYCSLPELLKETFIRGKRSIVIAGTHGKTTTTALLTWVFEHNGLNPSYLIGGIPNNFSQGACFTNSEWFIIEGDEYDTAFFDKRSKFIHYQPEVAVLNNLEFDHADIFENLAQIQKSFRHFINLIPRNGLLIANGDDANIAPLLKIDHCPIQRFGLGDAAGLRFAVEGSRFSIGGTEFSLPLFGELNVRNALAVIAVARHCGLSDLQIQSAFDSFEGIKRRMEVRGEACGVTVIDDFAHHPTAIRETLKALKARYPSRRIWAIFEPRSNSTRRSVFQDELAASFMDADQVVVAQVARLEQIPEAERLDAERLMADIRSHGAGGTYLSDVDVIVNHVASEAVEGDILCVLSNGGFGGIHEKLLAALRA, via the coding sequence ATGCTTTCAAACATCCAATCCATCCATTTCATCGGGATCTGCGGCACCGCGATGGCCTCGGTGGCGGCTGCGTTGCAGGAGCGCGGCGTGCGTGTCACTGGCTCGGATGTGAATGTTTATCCGCCGATGTCCACGTTTCTGGCCGAGCGCGGCATTGAAGTGCAGGTGGGTTATCGCAAAGAGAATCTCAATGATGCGCCGGAGTTGGTGGTTATCGGCAATGCAATCAGCCGTGGCAATCCCGAAGCCGAGGCAGTGCTGGAACGCAAATTGCGCTATTGTTCATTGCCGGAATTATTGAAGGAAACTTTTATTCGCGGCAAGCGTTCCATCGTGATTGCCGGCACGCACGGCAAAACCACTACCACCGCGCTGCTCACTTGGGTGTTTGAGCACAATGGACTGAACCCGAGTTATCTCATTGGCGGCATTCCGAATAATTTTTCGCAGGGCGCGTGTTTCACGAACAGCGAATGGTTTATCATCGAGGGCGACGAATATGACACGGCGTTTTTTGATAAGCGCAGCAAATTCATTCATTACCAACCGGAAGTGGCGGTGCTCAATAATCTTGAATTCGATCACGCGGACATCTTTGAAAACCTCGCCCAAATTCAAAAAAGTTTTCGCCATTTTATCAATCTCATCCCGCGTAACGGACTGCTCATTGCCAATGGTGACGACGCGAACATCGCGCCCTTGCTGAAAATTGATCATTGCCCGATTCAGCGATTCGGCTTGGGCGATGCGGCCGGCTTGAGGTTTGCGGTGGAGGGTTCGCGGTTCTCAATTGGAGGCACGGAGTTTTCACTGCCGCTATTTGGCGAATTGAATGTACGCAATGCGCTGGCGGTGATCGCCGTCGCGCGGCATTGCGGGTTGAGTGATTTGCAAATCCAATCGGCCTTTGATTCCTTTGAGGGGATTAAACGCCGAATGGAAGTGCGCGGCGAGGCGTGCGGCGTGACGGTGATTGACGATTTCGCCCATCATCCCACCGCCATTCGCGAGACGCTCAAGGCCCTGAAGGCACGTTATCCCAGTCGCCGCATTTGGGCGATTTTCGAACCGCGCAGCAATAGCACGCGGCGCAGTGTTTTTCAGGATGAATTAGCCGCGTCATTTATGGATGCGGACCAAGTGGTCGTCGCGCAAGTAGCGCGTTTGGAGCAAATCCCTGAAGCTGAGCGGCTGGACGCGGAGCGATTAATGGCTGACATCCGAAGCCACGGCGCAGGGGGCACGTACTTGTCGGATGTGGATGTAATCGTGAATCACGTCGCCAGCGAAGCAGTGGAAGGCGATATTCTCTGCGTGCTTAGCAACGGTGGCTTTGGGGGAATCCACGAGAAGCTACTGGCGGCGCTCAGGGCTTAG
- the hprK gene encoding HPr(Ser) kinase/phosphatase has translation MPQPKITVEEFYVDNASALGLRLLAGADGLKRAIKEPTVNRPGLALAGFTKYFAINRLQVMGSAEVTYLKSLAPEVRAERYAEICSHRIPCIVYSRNLKPDAALLKIAEKEGIPVFRCPLITMKFINRATMALEDLFAPRGQVQGSMVDILGVGVIVKGDSGIGKSECVLALVERGYSLVADDVTKVKLLDGREVIGTSASITRNHMEVRGIGIIDVGMMFGVKSIRREKQLDLVVSLQDWDEVEEVDRLGMEEKTTEVLGVRIPHIIIPVRPGRDIARLVEVAAFQGKLKSTGYNAAEELNKRLIAQMNPGQPE, from the coding sequence ATGCCCCAGCCCAAAATAACCGTCGAGGAATTTTACGTGGATAACGCCTCCGCGTTGGGTTTGCGTTTGCTTGCGGGTGCCGATGGTCTCAAGCGCGCCATTAAGGAGCCCACCGTGAATCGCCCCGGCCTCGCGCTGGCGGGATTCACAAAATATTTTGCCATCAACCGCCTGCAAGTGATGGGTTCGGCAGAGGTAACTTATCTCAAATCGCTTGCGCCTGAAGTGCGCGCCGAACGCTACGCGGAGATTTGCAGCCATCGTATCCCGTGCATTGTTTACTCGCGCAATCTCAAACCGGATGCCGCGTTGTTAAAAATCGCTGAGAAGGAAGGCATCCCGGTGTTTCGTTGCCCGCTCATCACGATGAAATTTATCAACCGCGCCACGATGGCGTTGGAGGATTTGTTCGCGCCGCGCGGCCAAGTGCAGGGCAGTATGGTGGATATTCTCGGCGTCGGCGTTATCGTCAAGGGCGATAGCGGCATCGGCAAAAGCGAGTGTGTGCTCGCGCTTGTTGAGCGCGGCTACAGCCTCGTGGCTGATGATGTCACCAAAGTGAAACTCCTCGACGGTCGCGAGGTCATCGGCACTAGCGCGAGCATCACACGTAATCATATGGAAGTGCGGGGCATCGGTATCATTGATGTGGGCATGATGTTTGGCGTGAAAAGCATCCGCCGCGAAAAGCAGCTCGATCTTGTGGTGTCCTTGCAGGATTGGGATGAAGTTGAGGAAGTGGATCGCCTCGGAATGGAGGAAAAAACCACCGAAGTGCTCGGCGTACGCATCCCGCATATTATTATCCCCGTGCGACCGGGGCGCGATATTGCGCGGCTCGTAGAGGTTGCGGCCTTCCAAGGCAAGCTCAAGAGCACGGGCTATAATGCTGCCGAGGAGTTGAATAAACGTCTGATCGCGCAGATGAATCCGGGTCAACCGGAATAA
- the lptB gene encoding LPS export ABC transporter ATP-binding protein — protein MSLLATENLAKEYGQRRVVDGVSINVQPGEIVGLLGPNGAGKTTTFNMVVGLVQPDEGGVLFKEEPITHLPMHRRARAGIGYLTQEPSVFRKLTVEENILAILETCEIGLVERRVRLQSLLEELDLASLANSKAYQLSGGEKRRLEITRALVTSPQLLLLDEPFAGIDPIAVYEVQKIVRRLRERGLGILITDHNVRETLKLVDRAYLIHQGRVLLEGDAEFLVNDSQARDLYLGPEFNI, from the coding sequence ATGAGTTTGCTGGCGACGGAAAATCTGGCCAAGGAATACGGCCAGCGGAGAGTAGTGGATGGTGTTTCCATCAACGTGCAACCCGGCGAAATTGTTGGCCTCCTTGGCCCCAATGGTGCAGGGAAAACCACGACCTTCAACATGGTCGTGGGGCTCGTGCAGCCAGATGAAGGCGGCGTGTTATTTAAGGAAGAGCCCATCACGCATTTGCCCATGCACCGCCGTGCGCGTGCGGGCATTGGATATCTCACGCAGGAACCTTCAGTATTTCGCAAGCTCACGGTGGAGGAAAATATTCTCGCCATTCTCGAGACCTGCGAGATCGGCCTTGTGGAGCGCCGCGTGCGCTTGCAGAGTTTGCTCGAAGAACTCGACCTTGCCAGCCTTGCAAACAGTAAAGCTTATCAATTGAGCGGCGGCGAAAAGCGCCGTCTGGAAATCACCCGGGCACTGGTCACCAGTCCACAGTTGCTATTGCTGGATGAACCGTTCGCGGGTATAGACCCAATTGCGGTTTACGAGGTGCAAAAAATCGTGCGCCGCCTGCGAGAGCGCGGCCTCGGCATTCTCATCACCGATCATAATGTGCGCGAGACGTTGAAGCTGGTGGACCGCGCTTACCTCATTCACCAAGGCCGCGTGCTGCTGGAAGGGGATGCGGAATTCCTTGTCAATGACTCCCAAGCGCGCGATCTTTATCTTGGCCCTGAATTCAATATTTGA
- the gatC gene encoding Asp-tRNA(Asn)/Glu-tRNA(Gln) amidotransferase subunit GatC codes for MREDLQHAVKLARIELTAEEEARLGLQLGDILKYVDKLNELDIEGVEPTAHAVPLTNVLREDEPRESLSHEAAMGNAPKTVNGLFIVPKIVE; via the coding sequence ATGCGCGAGGATCTCCAGCACGCTGTGAAGCTGGCCCGAATCGAGCTCACTGCCGAAGAGGAGGCGCGCCTCGGATTGCAGCTCGGCGACATTCTCAAGTACGTTGACAAGCTCAACGAATTGGACATCGAAGGTGTCGAACCCACCGCCCACGCCGTGCCGCTCACTAACGTGTTGCGCGAAGATGAACCACGCGAATCCCTCTCCCACGAAGCCGCAATGGGCAATGCACCTAAAACCGTCAACGGACTTTTTATCGTGCCCAAAATCGTCGAGTGA